From the genome of Thiomicrorhabdus indica:
AAAAGTACGAGACCATTTACGGTTTTCCAAGTGAAGGTATTAACTATGGGGTCGATTATCGTGTCCAATTTTAAGACTTACCGTATGCGAATTTTGCCAAAAAACTGGATGAAAAGTGTTGGGTTAACTGTTTTATTGATGGTTCCAAACTTGAGCTATGCACAGTCTTGCATGACGAATCATGACCCAGAGAGAGTTTATGGAGCCAATCCGATTGTTACTTATATGTTGGTGGCAATGGCTCCTGAAAAAATGATTGGTTGGAACTTTCCTGTCTCACCTCAAGCAAAAGAAATTTTCCCGGCCGGTGTTTTTGAGAAACCGGTGATTGGTGGTTGGTTTGGACAAGGTCGAACGCCAAATATGGAAGTGTTGTTAGCCAATCATCCTGATTTGATTGTGATGTCTGGTGCAATGGTCAATCCAAAACGGCAGGAAATGCTTCAAAAACTGGGAGTACCGGTGTGTGATCTTAAGCTTGATACGTTGAATGATTACCCGAGTGATTTTCGTGACTTAGGTAATTGGTTAGGAAAGGCTGAGCGTGGTGAGCTTCTCGCCACAAAAATGGAGGCCCTTATTGCTCAACAAATGCAACTGAAAGAAGTGTTGGCTAAACGCAAGGTTTCACTTAAAACCGTGTATTACGCCCAAGACCCAAATGGTTTAGCGACAGAGTGTCGTGGCTCAATTCATGCGGAAACGATTCCTTGGGCTGGCGCTGTTAACCCTCATGTTTGTCCTGCCGATCAAGGAAAGTATTCACGTTATGGCAAGGTCGCAATCAATATTGAAACCTTACTTAAATACAATCCCGATGCGATTGTGACTCAGGAAAAGGCTTTTTATGAGAAGTTGGCGTCCTTGCCAAGCTGGCAAGCTTTAAAAGCGGTAAAGAACAATCAAGTTTTTTTTGCTCCGCAAACGCCATTTCGTTGGCTAGATCGTCCCCCATCTTTTATGCGGATTTTAGCTGCACAGTGGTTAATGCAAAAACTTTATCCTAATGTGCCTGAAATCGCTGCTTTAGACACGGTTAAAACGACGCAAGAATTTTTTCAGGACTTTTTTCAAGTTATTTTGAGCAAACAGCAAGCTGAACAGATTTTACAAGGAGGCACGCTATGACCACCAATCCGAAACTGGGTGCCATGTTGCATATCACGCCAGAACTAGGGCAAACACCAACGCAAACATATCAAAGTTTTACTCATCTGGTTAAAGAGCTTGATCAAATGGGCTTTGATAATGCTTGGGTCACGGAACATCATTTTAATGACATGAGCCTGACGCCTTCGCCTTTACATCTTATGGGGCATTTTTTAGCGAAAACCGAGCAGATTAGTATTGGATCAGCGGCACTTTTAGTAGGATTTCATAATCCTATTGAAGTGGCCGAAAGTTTGGCTGTTTTAGACGCTCTTTACCCTGAAAGGGTGTTTTGTGGATTTGCGAAAGGCGGTCCATTTGAATCACAAAACAGTGCCTTTAAAGCCGATAAAGATTTAAGCCGTGCACGTATGATTGAGGCTGTACCTGCAATGTTGGAGCTGTGGCAAGATCAGACTGAGTCAACGCATCATGGTGAGCATTATCAATGGAATAATGTCAATTTACAGCCTAATTGTGGGTTGCAAAACTCACGTTTATTTATTGCCTCAGGCGATGAACAGACAATTGAAATGGCGGTTAAAAATAACCTCGGTTTAATGGCGGCTCAATTCTGGGATATGGCCAAAATACATCAACAAATTTCGCATTATCAAAAAGTGGCACAAACGGTTTTTAAGCAGCCGAAAAAACCGAACATGATGGCGGCTCGCGGTCTGTTTGTTCACCAAAATTCAGCGGTGGCTAAACAAAGTGCATTGGAGCATATCCGTAGCTTTCGAGAACAAAAAGCGAAACATTGGGGCAAGACGCCAGGACCTATGGCAAATCTTGATCCAGAAGAAATGTTGTCCAGAATGCTTTGCGGAACCCCTGAAGAAGTGGCTGAAAAAGTGTACAGCCTTTTACAAAACGGCGTGACGCATTTGGCCTTAAACCCATTGACTCAAAACCATTCAGTGCGTTGTGATCAATTGCATTGGTTCTATGAGGAGGTTTGGGGGCAGTTTTTAAATAAAGATACCAAACAGAGACAATCCGCTTAATGTTTCGTTTCATGACAAATAGCTTATCGCTTTCTCCAAGCATTGTATTGGTGTTGCTGAGTTTCTTATTGGGCGCGAGTGCTCTTTTTTCATTAAGTCTCGGGCGTTTTGATTTTGCCCCTTTAGGTAGTATGCAAGAGCTGTTTATTCACTGGGGATGGCTTGAAGGTGAAACTAATCCAATGATGACCAGCATTTTATTGGATGTGCGCCTGCCCAGAATTCTGGCTGCTATTCTAATTGGGGCCGCTTTAGCCATCAGTGGTGCCGCTTTCCAAGCACTTTTTATGAACCCTTTAGTTTCTCCAGGAATTTTAGGGGTGTTATCAGGTGCTGCGTTTGGAGCTTCCTTAGGAATTTTGTTATCCGATGAAATTTGGGTTATGCAGCTGTTGACGTTTGTTTTTGGGCTTTTAGCTGTTGCGATTGCGTTGTTGTTGGCTAAGGGCGAACTCAAACAAAATATGATCATTTTAGTCTTGGGTGGAATGATAACCGGCGCTTTGTTTGGTGCTTTTTTATCAATCATTAAATATGTTGCTGATCCATACAGCAAACTGCCAGCGATTACCTATTGGCTAATGGGATCGCTTGCCAATGTGAATGGTGAACTGTTGTATTGGTTAGCGCCGTTTGTGCTGACCGGAATTGCCATCTTAACTATGCAAGGGCATGTCTTAAATGCATTGAGTTTAGGTGATGATGAGGCTAAAACACTGGGTATTTCGGTAGAGAAAAAAAGAATGCTGGTGATTGTGGTTGCCACATTTTTAAGTGCGGTGACGGTCACGCTTGGTGGAATGATTGGTTGGGTCGGGTTGGTGATTCCTCATATTGTTCGTCTGTTGTTTGGGGCTGATAACCGTTTGCTCCTACCTGCTTCGGCGCTATTAGGTGCAATTTATTTATTGTGGGTAGATAACCTTGCTCGCATGGTCACCAGTATTGAAATTCCAATTGGTATTCTTACCGCATTAATCGGTTTGCCGGTATTCGCTTGGGCACTTAAAAATGCCAAAAAAGGTTGGCATTCATAATTTGGGAAAAAATATGAACAAGACAGGTTTGCTAATGACGCAAGGCCTTGCTGCAAAGCATCAAAACACCATGATTTTTAGAGAGGTTGACTTACAGATTTTTTCTGGAGAGGTGATTGCTCTTTTGGGGCAGAATGGTTGTGGTAAAACGACATTATTACGCACGCTTTTGGGACTGCATCCAAAAGCAGCCGGCGAAGTTTATTTCGATCATATCTCAAGTTCTAAAGTTTCAACAAAAGAGCGAGCAAAGAGGGTCAGTTACGTTCCTCAGGTGCATAAAATGGCATTTGGTTTTCCGGTGATAGATATGGTGCTTATGGCAACTTATGGAGAGAGGGCTCCGTGGCTAAAAGCGAATGCTGAACATTTTGATATGGCTTGGGAAGCGCTGAAATGGATGGGAATTGCCGATTTAGCTCATCGGCCTTATACCGAACTTTCCGGTGGGCAAAGACAAATGGTACTAATTGCTCGTGCATTTGCACAAAATACCCCAATGATTTTCATGGATGAACCCACAAATGGCTTGGACTTTGGAAATCAGATCAAGCTTCTTGAAAAAATACATGCACTCAAAGCCTCTGGTAAAACGGTGTTATTTACTACGCATCATCCTGAGCATGCAATTCATACCGCTTGTCGTGCTTTGACAATGAAAAACGGCTCAATTCTTAGTCAAGGATGTCCGAAAGAAACTTTAGATAAGTCTATGATTCAGAACTTATATCAATTGAATGAACAACAACTCAAAAATCATCACTACGCATAAAACTAGATGTTCTGTGACTGAAAATCGGTATTCTTGGTTACCGTCTATTGAATTGTTAAAGCTTTAGTTGTGCGAATAGTTATTTCCTCTCGCCACACAGTAAAAAGCCGCAGTCGTAGCTGCGGCTTTTAAACAGTGAGAGCCAAAACTGATTTTTTACCATAGGTTCTACTATGGGTTTTAGCCGCTTACCGGTTTTATTTTAATGACGATTTGCCCATGGTACAAATTTTGAGAACCAAGAATCAGAACCGGGTTTTTCATTGACTTCAATAGATGTGACGCTGCTTTGGTCATCGAAGATTAAAACAGAGTGTTCAATACCATTAATGTCAAAAGCATAAGGTTCAGTCTTCTTGCGCGTTTCCAATGTTACTTCACAGATACCTTGATCATTGGTTGTACAAGACGCTTGAACTGCATCACGGCGCATTGACCATGAACCTTGAACATTCGCATTTTCAACGACTTCACCCAGATCATTTTCAATTTGGAATGTGACAGTAATGAGGCGTTTGCTAAAGCCAGGGCCTATCCATTCAACATCCGTTTCCATATTGGAAACGATAATATTTTTGGCAGAAGGTTCTAGATCTAAACCGATGATTACTGGATCATGGTCGGACGCACGATATGGATCTGAGTTATAAAAAGTAATGTCTTGATTGTCTGACTTATACTCTAAGTTGTAATCTAGAGCGCGAGGTTCGTCAGCATTGATATGCCATTCTGTGACACCGCTTACTTGAGACGTTAAGCTTTCAGAAGATAAGGCATGATCTAAATATCCAGCTTGTCCGTAAAAGACATAGGAGTAGTTCATGTCTGATGTTGACATGCTGTCAATCAAATCCTTATAACCAGCGCCTTTAATTGCTGAGATAGGGTCTTCTTTCGCATAAGCGTTTAAATCACCAATAATTAAAGTATCAGAATCACCACTTTGTGTTGGATCTGTCGATAACCAATCAGCCAATGCTTGAGCAGCTTTAGTACGAGTTTGGTTACAGTTTCCTTGTCCATCATTCATGTCTGGATCACCAAGGTTATCACAGCTTGAACCTTTCGATTTTAGGTGATTGACTGAAACTGTTACGATCCCATTAGTTGCTTTTTCTACAAATGTTTGGGCAAGTGCAGGACGGTTTTTATCATCAATAAATTCAGGGTTAACACTGCTATCCAAAATTGCAGATTTCCCACTCAATTCAACTTTATCAGTTCTATAGATAAAGCCTACCGCAATTTCATCTGTACCAATTTTAGAGACACCAGGATTTACGAAATCATAAACTTCGTCCATCATTTCGGCATTCAAAGCTTTTACAAGGCTTGCAATGGCACTGAACTCTCCGTAGCCATCATTTTCAATCTCCATTAGACCGATGATATCCACATCCATAGCAAGGATTGCTTTGACGATTTTTTCTTGTTGGCGTTCAAACTCTTCAAAATTGTCTGCGCCTCGGCTCGTAGGGAAGCCACCGCCTTGTCCATCACCGTTGAAGTAATTTAAGACATTGAAGCTGGCAATTTTTAAAGAGCCACCAATTGATTCTGGCTGGAGTGTTCGTAGATTCTGACTTTCAGTTTGAGGTGTCACAGTAGGTTGGATTTGATAATTTCCATAGCTGTAATTTACAACACCTTGAAGGCTTGTCACCATATCGCCGGAACGAAGTGTGTTGTAAGCAGATAATTCAGGAGATGGATAAATCACAGGGTCTGGGTTTTGACGACTATTGTTATCATCAACCAAAATACGATTTAAATCATTTGCTTGCTGCATAGCAAGTGCATCATTTCCAGGGCTGACAACATTGGTTGGTACTTGCAGACGACCACCAGAGGAAAGCCAGAATTGACCGTAACGTGCAAGGTCATAGTTTTCAGTAACAGTTAGATCCTGTGCAAAGCTGACCAGCATCCCTTCATATCTTTCCATGAAGTCAGTCGAAGCAAATGGTAAGGTAACCTCTGTAGGTGTTACCTCGTTTCCACCGTCAACAATGCTGATACTTTCTATATTTTTAAGTTGTGTCAGATCATAGTATTCAGCGACTTGAGCAGTCAGTTGAACTCTATCACCTATCTCCGGTAGTTCAGACAGGTTCGGTGCATACACAAAAATACCTTCTGAAGACAACTCCGAATCGTCGTAATCAAAAGCTTCTTCCTGAATATTAAAACCGTTCAGGTCATCCAAACGTGCTGTAACGATAGCTTCTACACTGACAGTCTGGCCACTTAGCGGAGAGTTGCTTCCTTCACCTTGAATCTCGTGAATTTTAACGAGTTGAGTAGGAGAAGGAGGGGGTTCATTATCGCCATCATTACTTGATCCAAAATTCCCTAGATCTGCAACAGTATCCTGGGCATAACCCGTCCACAGAAAAGGAGGATCAAACGCATCAAATGGATTTGTGTCAGCAATCAGTTGAGCACGTTGTAAGGTATTATCCTTGGTACTGGTATCACCTGTACCCCATTCAGAACCAGGATCAAAACCAACTTGACCAATGGAATCGATAACAATGCCATTGTTTGTTAAAACAATGGCATCATCACCATTAAAGTTAATTGAACTGGTTTCTAAATCTGTTTGAGCAAGAATGTCTGAGCTTGAACCTGGATTTGCCAAGACGAAAACGGCACCATTAGCCAAGCTACCGTTTAGGTCAATGCTGTAGCTCGGTGAATGACTTCCATTATGGTAAGCCTCGACTTTATAAGTCGACAAATCAATATCGATTCCTGTGTCGTTATAAATTTCGATAGCCTTGTTAAAGCTGCTACCTTCAATATATTCACTGAAAAGTAAATCTGGTACTGCCGAAGCAGTCGTGGATATTGCAGACAGACATAAGGTTGCCAACAATGTTTTCTTAAAATTCGGGTACATGAGGAGGGTCTCTCTTTATAGATAAAAACGTCAAACGTATCCCAACGTTTGAGCCGTAATAACTTAAAGAAGTAACGTGAAACCCTTATGAACCAAATATTAAGTGTGATTTAAATTTATATTAAACGAAGCAATTTAGTGGCTTATTTACGAATTCGTGGGAAGCTGAAGAGAGGTAGGCTGCTGTAGTGATTTCATTAAAAATGAAGCATAACGGCAACAGTCGTAGAATAAATACTCAAAAACATGTTGAAAAGTTCGCATATTTAACTGAATGAAACAGGTGAAAAATCTTAAAACCTGTTAAATATATTGTTTTTTGGCATAAAAAAACCGGTATGAAACCGGTTTAATTATGAAAGTGGTGGAGCTGGGGGGAGTCGAACCCCCGTCCGCAAAGCCGCCATCTAAAACTCTACATGTTTATTTGGTCTATTGGTTTAACCGAAATGCTGCCCGACCAGCAGGGATCACATCAGGCGAGTTTGTTAGCTTTAGTGACAACGTACCCAAACACGCACGCGCCACGATTCTGTGTAAATGATACAGCGTTAGGGGCCACAGACAGCTGAACCCTAGGCTGCACCAGCGGGATTAAGCCGCTAGAGCGTAGTTATCGTCGTTTGCAACTATAACAAAATTGAAATAAAGATTTACGTGCATCATTCAGGCACGACATGCATCTTAAACTTTGTACTCCCCGTCGAAACCAGTACAGCCCCAGATAGGTGATCCAATTGTTTTATTTCACAACTGTCAAAATTAAGAGAGTCGGATTATAAAGGATTTACCGGCCGGTTGGTATATATATAAGGGTAATTCTTAAGAATTCAATGTTTAAACTTCGGTTAGCTTTTCACTTTTTTCATTATTGACGTTTTGGAAGGGGGTGCTAAATCTTTGAGAATTTTAAAACAAGCTTAAGAACAAAGGTGAGTGAGACTAGTCGTTATTGATAATTAAAGAGAATGGCTTCAGTAAATTGAAATAATGGAGTTTTTCCCTTGTTTTTTTGCCGAGTACATCGCTTTATCTGCGCGTACGATTATGGAGTGCACAGTATCGTGTTTTTTGAATAGAGTCACGCCGATGCTTGAGGCTAATCTCGCAAAATCATTCGATTGTTTGGATGCGAGTTCTTTTTTTAAAGCTTGGGCCAGTGTCATCATTGCTTCAGGTGTGCTGTTGGGGATAATCAACAAAAATTCATCCCCTCCCCAGCGGCCGACGATGTCTGTTTTTCGAATAGATGCCTTTAAAATACTGGCGAATTCAATTAAAGCTCGATCGCCGATATGATGTCCGTTGGAATCGTTGATTTCTTTAAAGTTATCGATATCCATTAAGATCAAACCAAAACTATTGCCGTAACGTCTCGCTAATTCAAGCTGGTTTTCAAGTTCTTCATCTAGTTTGTAACGGTTGAAAACTTTGGTGAGCTTGTCGTATTTAGAAATTTTCTCCATTTCTTGAAGGGCAGTTGTGAGCTCTCTGGCTCTTTGTTCTATTTGTTGCTCAAGTTTTTCATTATAAGTGACAAGCTGCTGTTCAATACGTTTAAGCTTGGTTACATCTCGGGAAATACCAAAAATTCGCTCTTCTCCGGTATCAGAATCAATTACAGGTATAATTTTGGTTAGCCAGAACTGTGGTATGCCTGTTGAGTCAATAATATGAGACTCTTCGTAGTCTATCGGGATGTTTTTATCCAGACAGTCAGTGTATCGTGCAACAATGGCGTTATAAGCATCCGACGGCATGAGCTTTTTTAACGAGCAGCCTGTAGCTTGTTCTTCAGAAAAGTTAAAGAGATTGACCAAGGATGGATTCGTGCGTTCCGTAATAAAATCACCATCTTGTGTTTTTCGCACGACAAACAAATTATCTTCCGAATGATCCCACACGGCTCTGAAAAGTTTGAGTTCACCTTGGTCAATTATGGATTGCTTGTTGTTCATCGAGTCATTTTCATAATGCGTTGTTTATCACGATTCCAATCACGTTCTTTTTCAGTCGCACGTTTGTCGTGCATTTTTTTACCTTTTGCCAAACCAATTTTAAGTTTTACTCGACCTTTTGACCAATAAAGATTAAGTGGAATAACTGAGTAGCCTTTTTGATCGACTTGACCCATTAAGCGATCAATTTCCTTTCGGTGCATCAGTAACTTTCTCAGACGCAGTGAATCAGTTTTCGTGTGGGTTGATGTCTGAATAAGAGGAGTAATTAATGCCCCAAACAGCCAAGCTTCGTTATTCTTTAGCAGAATATAACTTTCATTGATTTGAACTTTCCCTTGGCGAAGACTTTTAACTTCCCAGCCCTCTAGTGCTAAACCAGCTTCAATTTCCTCTTCAATAAAATAATCGAATCGCGCTTTTTTGTTTTGTGCAATGTTATTAGCGGGCACTTTCTTTTTCGATTTTTTTGCCATTTTGGCCTCATAAAACTAATGGATTGGACAGTATTTTGTCGTTCTTGCCGGTTATTATAACGGCTGATACTCGCGTTTCGAGTTCGAATATTGAGTAAGCTCAGTTTGCAAGGCAATGAATGGCTCAAAATTGTCACAATTCTCCTGAACTTTGTCCAGAATCTTTCGATTATCTCGCTGTTCCCTGTAATTTTTGTTGTGACCAGCAAAGTTTTGACTAAGTTTTCAACTTATCTGTTAATCGTGCTTTTCCCCTTTGGGTGTAAAGCTCTCTGAGAGAATCTGTATAATGTGCCGCGAACCGTTTGAAATGGATTTTTGTTAATTTTATGAAAAAAATTACTCGTTCGGCATTATTGCCTTATTCCGCCAAGCAGATGTATGACCTAGTGAATGCAGTTGAGCGTTACCCAGATTTTTTGCCTTGGTGCGGGGGAGCCAACATTAGTGAATCGACAGAGAATTTTATGCGAGCGTCAGTGACGATTGCTAAAGCTGGCATTTCTCAGACTTTTACGACAGAAAATCACTTAACGCCCAACCAGCGTATTGAAATGACTTTGTTGGATGGACCTTTTAAAAGTCTGCACGGCGAGTGGCATTTTAAAGCCTTGGATGAAAATGCTTGCAAAATTTTATTTGAAGTCGAATTCGAGATGAAAAGCGGTTTGTTGAATATGGCGATTGGTCCCATTTTTGAACAAATTTCCAGTACCTTTGTGGATTCGTTTGTTGAACGTGCTAAGCATGTCTATTAATTAAAAAAACTAGGGTGAATCATGCAAATTGAAATCGCTTACGCGCTCTATGAAGAGCAGTTTTTAGATGTTGAAGATGTCAATGAGCCCTGCACGGTTGAACAGGCATTGGCGCAATCAAAAATGTTACAGCGCTTTCCTGATCTGAATACGGAAAAAGTTGGTATTTTTGGAAAAATGGTGAAGCATGATTACGTTTTAAGGGAAGGGGATCGAATTGAGATTTACCGACCTTTGAAAGCCGACCCGAAAGATCGTCGTCGAGAAAAGGTGGCAAAAGAGCGCCAGAGTCAAAGCTAAAAAGAGTTAATAGCTATAATCGCTAGTTATTAATTAGATGTTTAAACGATTGTTTACCGGCCGGTAGCTTTCTGTGCAATCTCTACCGGCCGGTCAAGAATTCAAGGCGAGTGAATCGATTTGTGATTAGGTTTTTTCGATTAATTTAGAAAATTCCTAAGAATTTATCTTCTTTTTTGTATTGAATCTCAATTGATTTTTTCTGCCAGCTTGTTAGCATTCCGTCATCACCAAATGTAATAACTAAGTGTTGGTCAACTTCCGATAGGTTGTCATTATCACCTGTAGTAAAAAACACATATTCCCAATGATTTGGATTAAAAGGATTTTCACCAAGCGGTGGCCCTATGAGTTGTCGAACTTGTCCTTTAGTTAGGCCTTCTTGCAATAAATCAACGCTTTCTTGAGTCAAAATGTTGCCTTGTGCAATCCCTGATTTATAAGGTTCAAGGTAAGAGCACCCAGTTTGTAAAACAGCTAAAGTTGAAAGGGAAAGGCTAATCGTGAGCGTTTTAATCAAACGTGAAGTCGATGACATAATGCGGTTCTTCTCTTGTCTGGTTTGGCAGGTTGTAATGATGAATTTCATTCAATTTGAATGAAATTTTCAGGTATTATACACGGTAAATTTTTTTTCAATAGCCGCCATTAAATTTTATGGAAGGATGTTGAAACTTTCGATCGATATTCAGCTTTCTTTGCTATGCCTGCATTACACGCCGGTATTCAGAGTTGATAAAAATAAAAATTGAGGTTTCCATGAGTGGAGCGGAACTTAAAAAAGTTGGTTTAAAGGTCACTTTGCCAAGACTTAAAATTCTTGAGATTCTTGAGCAAGCGGGCGAAGATCATCATCTCTCTGCAGAGGATGTTTACAAAATTCTGTTGGAGCAGGGGGAAGAAGTCGGACTTGCAACGGTTTATCGTGTTTTAACGCAATTCGAACAAGCGGGCATTGTTCGTCGTTTGAATTTTGAAAACAATATTTCAATTTTTGAGTTAGACACGGGTGACAATCATGACCATATTGTCTGTATGAAGAGTGGCCATGTTCGAGAATTTGTTGATCCAGTGATTGAAGAGCGTATTGTTGAGATCTCGAAAGAATTAGGCTATGAACTTTCGAGTCATAACCTCGTGATTTATGGAACTTACAAAGAGTAATTGTAAGTTTACGAGTTCAGTAACGTTTTAACCGGCCGGCCACAAACATAATGTGACCGGCCGGTTTTGTTTTGAGGTTCTGAAATTAAAGATGTGCTTGTTCAAGCATTTCGGAAGCATGTTGTAGGGTATTTTGAGTGACTTTCATGCCACCGAGCATACGAGCAATTTCTTCAACACGTTGCTGTGTTTGCAAGTTACTCACTTGGGTAAAGGTCAAATCATTTTCGGTGTATTTTTGAATTTGTAGATGTTGATGCCCGTGACTTGCGACTTGAGGCAAGTGAGTGATCGACAAAATTTGTTTATGTTTGCCTAGTGTTTGTAACTTTTTACCAACCATTTCAGCTACTGCGCCACCAATACCAACATCCACCTCGTCAAAAATCAATGTTGGCAGTTGCGTCACTTCAGCCGTTGCAACCTGAATGGCTAGGCTAATTCGTGACAATTCACCGCCAGATGCTACTTTTGACAATGCTTGAAGTGGCAGACCTTTATTAGCTGATACTAGAAACTCTACTTTGTCAACGCCTTCAGCAGACGCTTGAGTTTTTGGTGTTAGGTGAATTTGGAACTCACCGTTTGGCATTCCAAGTTCTTGCATGCCTTGAGTGATGGTTTTGGCAAGTTTTTTGGCTGAAGCTTTACGACTTTTACTGAGAGCTTCAGCCGCTTTTT
Proteins encoded in this window:
- the fur gene encoding ferric iron uptake transcriptional regulator codes for the protein MSGAELKKVGLKVTLPRLKILEILEQAGEDHHLSAEDVYKILLEQGEEVGLATVYRVLTQFEQAGIVRRLNFENNISIFELDTGDNHDHIVCMKSGHVREFVDPVIEERIVEISKELGYELSSHNLVIYGTYKE